From Arcticibacter tournemirensis, one genomic window encodes:
- a CDS encoding glycosyl hydrolase family 28-related protein gives MKMRLFLSIIFTTCAINQLNAQMWRSELYPANWKSSQDKTFYSDMLIQDFSYAGYHRGEKEIPSDFKTVMDVTKSPYNADNTGKEDVTSVLQRAIDDAGSVKGGCVVYLPEGIYKVSVTTGKSYCLILAHSNIVLKGAGAEKTFILNSSAAMRSKAIVRIAPANSSPPLVQGKQLITKDLLSPSMIVPVQSTNGFKPGDMVLISNEIDNEWITEHHMLKYWKDMGRQLGGQKYYREIVKVNSASNELTIDIPIRYTLKMAQKAGVSIAPAMLREVGIENLSIGNKEISEEGDWTEESYKIRENPSYQSHDSWAIAMEKVSNGWIRRVASYCPAGNSSQAHLLSNGIKVSQTKNISIIECNFKKPQYGGGGGNGYMYRIMGNETLIKDCVAEFSRHGFVLSGMTASGNVFLNCLDKDSGWQTGTTGNEKTSGSGSDHHMHFSHSNLFDRCTVENSFFAAGWRKWGGSAIHGITGAHSVYWSLRSNGTQAYAVQTQQGRYGYVIGTSGNKPDVCTLAWEPGTEWITDPVDFVEGKGKGEDLDPQSLYLDQCNRRLRSNVPLRR, from the coding sequence ATGAAGATGAGGTTGTTCTTGTCGATAATTTTTACGACCTGCGCGATAAACCAATTAAATGCCCAGATGTGGAGGAGTGAGCTCTATCCTGCAAACTGGAAGTCTTCGCAGGATAAGACCTTCTATTCAGATATGCTTATCCAGGATTTTTCATACGCAGGGTACCACCGTGGAGAAAAAGAAATACCGTCTGACTTTAAAACCGTGATGGATGTAACTAAATCTCCTTATAACGCTGATAATACCGGAAAAGAGGATGTTACTTCAGTACTCCAAAGGGCAATCGATGATGCCGGTTCTGTAAAGGGTGGCTGCGTGGTTTATCTGCCTGAAGGTATTTACAAGGTAAGTGTTACCACCGGCAAGAGCTACTGCTTAATTCTGGCGCATTCAAATATAGTGTTAAAGGGAGCCGGAGCGGAAAAGACATTTATACTTAACAGTTCTGCAGCCATGCGCAGTAAAGCGATTGTGAGAATCGCACCTGCAAACTCTTCCCCGCCGCTTGTGCAGGGAAAACAGCTAATCACCAAAGATCTGCTAAGCCCTTCAATGATAGTTCCCGTACAGAGTACAAATGGCTTTAAACCCGGCGACATGGTTCTCATCAGCAATGAAATTGATAACGAATGGATAACAGAACACCACATGCTTAAATACTGGAAAGATATGGGCCGGCAACTGGGTGGGCAGAAGTACTACCGGGAAATAGTGAAAGTTAATTCCGCTTCAAATGAATTGACGATCGATATCCCGATTCGCTATACATTGAAGATGGCTCAGAAGGCGGGTGTATCTATAGCTCCTGCTATGTTGCGGGAAGTAGGTATTGAGAATTTATCAATCGGGAATAAGGAGATCTCAGAGGAAGGTGACTGGACAGAAGAATCTTATAAGATCAGAGAGAATCCCTCTTATCAAAGTCACGACTCATGGGCCATTGCTATGGAGAAGGTATCCAACGGCTGGATTCGCAGGGTTGCGTCGTATTGCCCTGCAGGAAATAGCTCTCAGGCACATCTTCTTTCAAACGGTATAAAGGTTTCTCAAACCAAAAATATCAGCATCATAGAGTGCAATTTTAAAAAGCCGCAATATGGGGGCGGGGGCGGAAATGGCTATATGTACCGGATTATGGGTAACGAAACCCTTATTAAAGATTGTGTTGCGGAATTCAGCAGGCATGGCTTTGTGTTGTCGGGAATGACAGCATCAGGTAATGTATTCCTTAATTGCCTTGATAAAGATTCAGGGTGGCAGACAGGCACAACGGGAAACGAAAAGACCAGCGGTAGCGGCAGCGACCATCATATGCATTTTAGCCATTCAAACCTGTTCGATCGCTGTACCGTCGAAAATAGTTTCTTTGCTGCGGGTTGGCGTAAATGGGGTGGATCGGCTATTCATGGAATTACGGGCGCCCACAGTGTATACTGGAGCCTGAGGAGTAACGGCACTCAAGCTTACGCCGTGCAAACCCAGCAAGGGCGCTATGGCTACGTTATTGGAACTTCAGGAAATAAACCCGATGTGTGCACTTTAGCCTGGGAGCCTGGAACTGAATGGATTACCGATCCGGTGGATTTTGTAGAAGGGAAGGGGAAGGGAGAGGATCTGGACCCGCAGTCTCTTTACCTGGATCAGTGTAACAGGCGGCTGAGGTCAAATGTTCCTCTTAGACGATGA
- a CDS encoding PhzF family phenazine biosynthesis protein, with protein MRRIPFFQVDAFTDKPFKGNPAAICLPDEELSMETMQAIAAENNLAETAFVVKAAEGFDLRWFTPTVEIDLCGHATLATAHILWEEGILDKSEIASFNTRSGVLTASLSGDWIELNFPASLNNPAILPEEVSKALQAEPVHVVFARDRYIVELEKAEDVVSLKPDFAGLREHEIVIVTSPADEGSPYDFISRTFAPLHGIDEDPVTGSSHCALVPYYAGKYGKNEFFAYQASARGGELKLRHEGDRVLMSGQAITVITGTFFPGGSA; from the coding sequence ATGAGAAGAATTCCGTTTTTTCAGGTGGACGCCTTTACCGATAAACCTTTCAAAGGTAACCCTGCCGCTATTTGTCTGCCGGATGAAGAGTTAAGTATGGAGACTATGCAGGCAATAGCTGCAGAGAACAATCTTGCTGAAACAGCTTTTGTTGTAAAAGCGGCTGAGGGCTTTGATCTAAGATGGTTTACACCCACTGTAGAAATAGACCTATGCGGTCACGCCACGCTGGCTACTGCGCACATCCTTTGGGAAGAAGGAATCCTCGATAAATCTGAAATAGCTTCTTTTAATACCCGGAGTGGCGTGCTTACTGCCAGTTTATCAGGCGATTGGATAGAACTTAATTTTCCTGCCTCCCTGAATAATCCGGCAATCCTTCCCGAAGAGGTAAGTAAGGCGCTGCAAGCAGAACCAGTGCACGTTGTATTTGCCAGGGATCGTTATATCGTTGAGCTTGAAAAGGCCGAAGACGTTGTGTCTTTGAAGCCCGACTTTGCCGGTCTTAGAGAACATGAAATAGTGATAGTAACCAGCCCCGCTGATGAAGGATCTCCTTATGATTTTATTTCCCGCACTTTCGCGCCATTGCACGGCATAGATGAAGACCCGGTCACAGGGTCATCACACTGTGCTCTGGTTCCTTATTATGCAGGGAAGTACGGCAAAAATGAATTCTTCGCTTATCAGGCTTCTGCTCGCGGCGGAGAGCTCAAATTAAGGCACGAGGGCGACAGGGTGCTAATGTCGGGGCAGGCAATAACAGTTATTACGGGTACTTTCTTTCCAGGCGGCTCGGCTTAA
- a CDS encoding sialate O-acetylesterase, which translates to MNTYTKRSLLFAFVVGHLALLPWHTEAKVTLPAFFSNNMVLQQKDNAPLWGSTDSKKEVKIRTSWNGKSYIAKPDSKGNWKIAVSTPSYGGPYSITFDDGETLTLSNILIGEVWVCSGQSNMEMPLAGWGKINNYEKEIQSATFPEIRLLQVQKATSTAPLSDVKIDGGSWQLCSPNTVENFSSVAYFFARNIYESKHIPIGLIHTSWGGTIAEAWTSGPSLKKMSDFASAVQKMENDRNGDGSEEVKYQAALKVWTAALNAKDQGYEGGKAIWAATGQNVSDWQTMTLPATWESAGLGEFDGIVWFRKTFTVPAAWAGKDLTLSLGPIDDNDYTFFNGTEIGKTEGWDKPRTYTVPGNLVKEGENYVTVRVYDGSGNGGIYGEAKKVFVKNASGEKVELAGEWKFKKGASLTDLPSMPVVNTGPNRPTVLYNAMINPIVPYAIRGAIWYQGESNASRAYQYRELFPLMISDWRKSWNRGDFPFYFVQLANFMKANDQPVESEWAELREAQKMTLSLPNTGMAVTIDIGEEKDIHPKNKQEVGRRLALIARANVYGEKIAYSGPIYESNKIENNTVRLSFKHTDKGLSIKGGNELKGFAIAGSDQKFYWAQAKIVGNTVVVSSPQVPNPVAVRYNWANNPSGNLYNVAGLPASPFRTDDWKGITAGKK; encoded by the coding sequence ATGAACACGTACACTAAAAGATCACTTCTCTTCGCTTTTGTGGTCGGGCATCTCGCACTGCTGCCATGGCATACTGAAGCGAAGGTCACATTGCCTGCATTTTTCAGCAACAACATGGTTCTGCAGCAGAAAGACAACGCGCCACTCTGGGGTTCGACCGATTCAAAGAAAGAGGTAAAAATCAGAACCTCCTGGAACGGCAAAAGCTACATTGCAAAACCCGATAGCAAAGGAAACTGGAAGATCGCAGTGAGTACACCCTCCTACGGCGGCCCCTATTCCATTACTTTCGACGATGGGGAAACACTCACTTTAAGCAACATCCTTATCGGCGAAGTATGGGTTTGTTCAGGCCAGTCCAATATGGAAATGCCTTTGGCCGGCTGGGGGAAAATCAATAATTATGAGAAAGAAATACAATCAGCCACCTTTCCTGAAATCCGTTTATTGCAGGTGCAAAAAGCAACCAGTACCGCTCCTCTTAGCGATGTAAAAATTGACGGAGGTAGCTGGCAGCTATGTTCTCCCAATACTGTAGAGAACTTTTCTTCTGTGGCCTACTTCTTTGCAAGGAATATCTACGAAAGCAAGCACATCCCTATCGGACTGATCCATACATCATGGGGCGGAACCATCGCTGAGGCGTGGACAAGCGGGCCCTCTTTAAAGAAGATGTCCGACTTTGCTTCGGCAGTGCAGAAAATGGAAAACGACCGCAACGGCGATGGAAGTGAAGAAGTAAAATACCAGGCGGCACTCAAAGTATGGACGGCAGCGCTGAACGCAAAAGATCAGGGCTATGAAGGAGGCAAGGCGATCTGGGCAGCTACCGGGCAAAATGTTTCAGACTGGCAAACGATGACATTGCCAGCCACCTGGGAAAGCGCTGGCTTAGGCGAATTCGACGGGATTGTCTGGTTCCGTAAAACATTTACCGTTCCGGCGGCATGGGCCGGAAAGGACTTAACTTTAAGCCTTGGCCCTATTGATGATAATGATTATACCTTTTTCAACGGAACAGAAATTGGAAAAACAGAAGGATGGGATAAACCCCGCACCTATACCGTTCCCGGTAACCTGGTCAAAGAAGGCGAAAACTATGTCACCGTGAGAGTATATGACGGAAGTGGTAACGGAGGAATCTATGGAGAAGCAAAAAAAGTCTTTGTAAAGAACGCTTCGGGTGAAAAGGTGGAACTTGCCGGTGAATGGAAATTCAAAAAAGGTGCATCTTTAACCGATCTGCCTTCTATGCCGGTAGTGAATACCGGACCCAACAGGCCTACCGTTCTGTACAACGCCATGATCAATCCTATTGTTCCTTATGCCATAAGAGGGGCGATCTGGTACCAGGGAGAAAGCAATGCCAGCCGTGCCTATCAGTACCGCGAGCTTTTTCCTTTAATGATAAGCGACTGGCGCAAAAGCTGGAACAGAGGCGACTTTCCTTTCTACTTTGTGCAGCTTGCTAATTTCATGAAAGCCAATGATCAGCCGGTAGAGTCGGAATGGGCCGAGCTTCGGGAAGCACAGAAGATGACCCTTTCTTTACCGAACACCGGAATGGCTGTCACTATTGACATCGGTGAAGAAAAGGATATTCATCCCAAAAATAAACAAGAGGTTGGCAGACGTCTTGCCCTTATTGCCAGGGCTAATGTTTACGGCGAGAAGATTGCCTATTCGGGACCTATATACGAATCGAATAAAATTGAAAATAATACTGTCCGCCTCAGCTTCAAGCATACAGACAAGGGTTTGAGCATAAAGGGGGGAAATGAGCTAAAGGGATTTGCTATTGCGGGAAGTGACCAAAAATTCTATTGGGCGCAGGCAAAGATCGTTGGAAACACGGTGGTCGTTTCAAGTCCGCAGGTTCCCAACCCTGTTGCAGTAAGATACAATTGGGCTAACAATCCATCCGGGAATTTATATAACGTAGCCGGGCTTCCCGCTTCTCCTTTCCGTACAGATGACTGGAAAGGTATAACCGCCGGAAAAAAATAA
- a CDS encoding polysaccharide deacetylase family protein: MKKFLTCILSPCLILFITSCQQDVKNASSDQADSTKSDSSATVTETAVSSDKQRVPADAAAILARKQVPILCYHQIRDWKPRDSKGAKDYIVPVSTFKEHIKMLADSGYHSVLPEQVYNYLLYGDPLPPKPVMITFDDNEENQFVIANAELKKYGFKAVYFIMTVSLGRPNYMSREQVKQLSDEGNTIASHTWDHHNVKKYQGEDWVTQIEKPTKTLKEITGKEIEYFAYPFGLWNKEAIPELKKRGMKAAFILATKRDDADPLFTIRRIIASGYWSARTLHNSMVNSFGEKRN; the protein is encoded by the coding sequence ATAAAGAAATTCCTTACTTGTATTCTATCTCCTTGCTTAATTCTGTTTATCACTTCCTGCCAGCAAGACGTTAAAAATGCTTCCTCCGATCAGGCTGATTCGACAAAAAGCGATTCTTCTGCAACAGTCACAGAAACAGCTGTTTCATCTGATAAGCAACGTGTACCTGCTGACGCTGCTGCCATACTTGCACGTAAGCAAGTCCCTATCCTGTGTTATCATCAGATACGCGACTGGAAGCCGAGAGATTCAAAGGGCGCCAAAGATTACATTGTTCCGGTAAGTACGTTTAAGGAGCATATCAAAATGCTGGCGGATAGTGGCTATCATTCTGTTCTTCCCGAGCAGGTGTATAACTATCTTTTGTACGGCGACCCATTGCCTCCCAAACCGGTTATGATCACATTTGACGACAATGAGGAAAATCAGTTTGTGATTGCGAACGCTGAATTAAAGAAATATGGATTTAAGGCTGTGTATTTTATCATGACTGTTTCGCTTGGCCGGCCAAACTATATGAGCCGCGAACAGGTAAAGCAGTTGTCGGATGAAGGAAATACTATAGCCAGCCACACCTGGGATCATCATAACGTGAAAAAGTATCAGGGGGAGGACTGGGTGACTCAAATAGAGAAGCCAACTAAAACCTTGAAAGAGATCACCGGGAAAGAGATAGAGTATTTTGCCTATCCCTTCGGTTTGTGGAACAAGGAAGCTATTCCCGAGTTAAAGAAGAGAGGTATGAAAGCAGCGTTTATACTTGCTACCAAGAGAGACGATGCCGATCCTTTATTCACCATCCGAAGGATCATAGCCAGCGGATATTGGAGCGCCAGGACGCTGCACAACAGTATGGTTAACAGCTTTGGGGAGAAAAGGAATTAA
- a CDS encoding Hsp20/alpha crystallin family protein — MSLVKFNNGKNSNALVPGIDDIFESFFNDSFFSDRMVSRVPAVNICETQDHYNIELAAPGLKKEDFRVQLDRNILTISVEQKSENTEKNRKYNKREFNYTSFVRSFALPESADDAHIEAEYHDGVLKIDVAKKEEAKTMTRQIEIK, encoded by the coding sequence ATGTCACTGGTTAAATTTAACAACGGAAAAAACAGCAATGCATTAGTCCCAGGGATTGATGACATTTTTGAATCTTTCTTTAACGATTCCTTTTTTTCAGACAGAATGGTATCAAGAGTTCCCGCTGTGAACATCTGTGAGACCCAGGACCACTACAACATTGAACTTGCAGCTCCGGGACTGAAGAAGGAGGATTTCAGAGTTCAGCTTGACAGGAATATTCTGACAATATCAGTTGAGCAGAAGTCTGAAAATACTGAAAAGAACAGGAAGTATAACAAACGCGAATTTAACTATACTTCTTTTGTTCGTTCGTTTGCGCTGCCTGAAAGTGCGGATGACGCACACATCGAAGCGGAATATCATGACGGTGTATTGAAGATCGACGTCGCTAAAAAAGAAGAAGCAAAGACGATGACCCGTCAGATAGAGATTAAATAA